The following is a genomic window from Patagioenas fasciata isolate bPatFas1 chromosome 1, bPatFas1.hap1, whole genome shotgun sequence.
AAGTGCCTCTATCTACAGAAGCCCAAATATTCAAGTAAACCCATATTAAAGGTATGTTTTACTTACTATCTTTCTGGAAAGCAGCATCCACTCTGCCAATTTTTCCGAAGTCGGAGATTATTTTCCTTGGATAGCCATGATCCATGGACTTTTTGTTTTCATCATACCTTAACACAAGAAACATCATTGCAATTTGTGGGAAAGCAGCAATATTTTGAAAGTCCAAAGCAAATTCATACACATATGCTACTCTACTCTTCCTAAAAAGTCTTACAAAGATTAGCCAAAGtagtttttttattctttcagttATGTGTTAGGGTCTTCATGTTACGGGTGTTGTGAGATATGAAATCCTGCCTTTGGTGAATATTGTAACAAGGCTCTCAAGGACCTTGGGAATGCAGCCCAAGAACACATTAATGCATTTCTGGTCTGTCCAGAGCCTTTGCCATCACttgcaaacaaaataaatttctctTTTGAGATGCTGGAGATCCAGTTcagtatgaaaacaaaacataaagctCAGGAATAGAAAGATGGTACCACAGGCCTGAAACATACTCATATTAGTGTAAAACCTTGTATTACTTAAACAAAATTACTCTCTGAAGTTTGTCATGAGCTACACTTAAATTGTAAATACAACCAGCTGTACAGCTGGAGATTATATACCATTTGTTCATAGAGAAATTCAATAACAGCACTTTTTGTTAGCAGTTCATTTTGTCTGAAATATGAGTGAAAAGTGTAAACTAGCATAACATTGCTCAGAAAAGCTACACTGTTGTGAAGAAAAAGTTAATAATTTACTAGAAAATCATGCATTTATTGGACAGATGATTAATTCAATACCAAGTAATTACATTCCTGCTACAGGAATCTAATGAatggcaaaaaaccccacaaaactataGAAAAGTTGATGTTTCCTTCCAGAGAATCCTGTTTAAATTTCTGGAGTATATTTGGATTAAATATCGCTGTATTTGAATTTTAAAGTCATGCGTCAGTCCTGAGGGACAAGTGAACATGGAAGACGAACATTAAGTCTTACCTCCAGTATCTGTCAGCTATAAAGAAGTATGTTTTTCCTGTGGTTTCATCACTGTAAGCTGCATTAACTCTTTTAACAGTCTTTGGGAACCCCAAATGATAGATTGGTTTAGGATAACCAGGTGCAATACCATAACCCCTGAGAACCCAGTATTTATtctctgaaaaacagaaggaCACAGCAGTTGGTTTTGCCATTTATAAACAAATTGTGTTTAAATGGCTAGCAAACAATTTTTCTTAGATATCAGTATTATTCCTTTCAGTTTATTACTTTAGAAAATGCTTCTAAGCCTTACACTGGACATACATCATAAAGACAGTTGAAATATCCTTTGTTTTTATGAGTAAAACAGTAGAATCATGAGATGAATGGATAGTACTTTTACCAGATTTTGTTCAAATGAATACAAAGTATCTGTCTAGGTAACAGTTTGGGGAGGGCTGGAAGCTGATGTATTAGTTCACTGACATTGTACTGGGATATTGAGTTCATTAAATTCATGTAATATGTTATTTGATTATAGACCCACATAATATTTTGAAAACTAGACAATGTGCATTAAATTAAACGCAATGAACATATTCATACATGGTAATATATCATATGCTGTGATATGTGCATAATGAAGTTATTTGAGACAGTTAAAGCATATTTGAGACATTTAAAGAAAAGAACTGATTGTTTTTTCCAGTAAACAAACAATTTTCCTCCCACAATATGCTTTTCCACCAACATATATTTCTTTAatcaaaaatatcacagaatacTAATAAGCATGTCAGTTTTCTAAAGATTCCCAATAGTCTGTTtatgtaatttcattttttttatattttccacaaaaacaaaatgttttgactAGTCTAGTAATCAGTTTTCGtgctcctttttaaaaatgaacttcACATTTTTGCAAAAAGTTGCATTATTACATGTGATAACAATATATTCCATTCTAATAGTTAGAATAGTAGCAGTACTATACAAATGCCTGTATTTGCCAactaaattcagaaaaaaatccttctgcaTAAAGTGAAATCCTGTTACCTGAAGAAAACTAGGCCTGAGGATGGGAATCTATTTTAATGTCTTGTTTTTCAAAGCATTAACTAAAACAGAGGGGCAAGTTTTCAGGATTATGACCTCCAGAAATCTCTTCTAGCACTATAACTCTATGAGTTTAATTATTTGTAGATTTGCAAGATTCTCTGTTTCATTGATCTTCCTTTAAAAACCACTTTGACTTCTGCATTTGCAGAGTTTGCAAAGGGGCAGGGAGGAAAGGGTCAGAAAAAGTAGAGAATTTCAGAATCAATTACCTTTAAAAAGTAAAACTTCATCTTTCTCAACATTTTCATAAGCAGCTTGAATTCCTGATGGTAACTTTGGCCAGAACAGTGAGATAAAATTGAGCTCTGCCTCTGTCCTTGCAGGATGTTTGCGCAGCATatatctgtttttttttaaaaaaaatatacgtTAAAGTAGTTCCACTCCTCTCATAAGTGCAAAACAATTATTACATCTCCTGGAGTATAACAGGAGAGACATGGGTGTAAATATTTTCATCCACTTAATGTAAAGGAAATCTAGAGTGAAGGCATTCTTGACTTTAGCACCTCATTTACATGCCAAAAATCATGCAAGATGAATATAAGCCCTTCTGTGTCTCTGTAGGATGGGCAGGCTAAGAGTAATCGCTTGACAAATATCTTCCTATGTACCAGTGCTTTCAGTTCTGCCCCTGCTCTTGTGCTGAGGAGTAGCAGGAAGGTGACAGTGTGGGAACCATGGACACATTGTGAAGGGACATGAAAATGCTCTTGCTTTGCTATTAGTTGAATTGAGTTCCCAGACAAGTTGGTTGCAGCACTGTCCACAGCAGCAGAACAGTTGGTAAACAACCTACAAGTCCTCACCTCCTTCACTGCTCGTGTCAATGAGGGCTCTTGGGATTAATGATTTGAGAACTCTCGCTTGTGTAAATATGTGTTGGTTTTCTAGTGTTTTTCTTTGTACTGCATTCCGAACGGACAGTTTTCCGTTGTagattacagatttttttaaaactactgaATATTTTAAAGAGATAATATATACACTTATTGTTGTTACCTGCCCTTGAAGAATATCATTTCTCCACGCAGAGTGGTAATAGCATCAAATGTCAAATTTGGGTCGCAAGCTTGTGGTGTTATGGGTCCCGTTGGCTGCACAGCAGCATTAGACCGTCCTATAGGaagaatattttatcttttagtACAGAGAAATATAAAGGCAGTGTTCAGAAAGTCTCTGAGAACACCAAGAATCTTCTTTACAGAGAATGAGGGggcatgttattttaaaataagggtCTGACACTAAAAACAGGCTTTTAATGCCAATAAAATCAGTTGTGTTCATCTTTTACAAAATGAGTTTTCTGCAGAACTGCATTTCAGTTGAAGTTAGCTTCCAggaattttctctcttttgttatCCATTGTTTAGCAACAGTTAAACTTCTCATATTGGCGGGACaagcatattttaaatatattcttaTCACTGTTTACCAGTCTCCCAAGtagaaacattaaataagaatattttttcttaccATAGATGGCTTGAATGCCATCAATGTCATCCTGAGGAAGAAGAAATTCATTGGGGTCTGTGTAGGAGTAAGTTGGATACATCAGAGCTCCAGGATCGTTTGAATGAGACAGACCCAGTGAATGGCCAAGCTCATGGGCAACGACAATGAACAAGTTGTAGCCTGTAGGTTGAAAATAAtatgaaacaaagtaaaatctgtttTAATATTCAGCATAGTTCACTAAATTGGAAACACTCCTGAACTACACTAAAAGAGAATATGTGAGTAATGCTATCAATATTACAACTCAAAAATACTATAACAGAAGAGCTATATGAGTTCTTAAAGATTTTGAGGCCTTAATTATGGTCTCATTGTCCTTTCTGTAATGTCCTTGTGTCCTAAACACAAACCTTGTTTCTCTTGCTGTCACATAAACTGCTCAGATAAGCATCATGTCAACAACGTGTGGAGGTTCAATGATCCAGCAGAAAAAGGCCTtcaaaaacaatccttcagatgACAGTTTTGGTGATATTGGAATTCTCTAGTTAGCACCAAACTTTGAAGTGTTGGGCTAAGAAAAAAACTGACTTGAGAAGTTCACCACCAGATCTTCCTCTATCCAAGCTTTAGGCTTCATCTGaactaaaaagtatttttaagtgtTGACTTTGTTGCCATTATAAGCCACTATGacttaaaaatgtcttttctgtCAATTGATTACCACAAATGGCATATAAGGgaggaaaacaatttaaaaggaCAAATTCTTCCACTTGGGTTCACTTTTTGCCTGCGATCGGGCTCATGAACTAAGCATCACATGAGCTAAGATTGTATGAGTTAAAACTGTATAAATGGATCCAGTTAAAAAGCCCTTACCTCTCCCATCTTTGGTCCAGGCTTCCTCCTCATCAAGATGTACATCTCCACCAATACCTTCACCAGGCTGAAAAGCATGAGCCAGCTGCCCATTGGGACCATCAAAAGGAGAGTTGTCTTGATGGTCTAAAATGAAGAATGAAATACTCAGTTAGAATCCTAAATTATTTCCATGATTGCAGATTCCTATTTGCTACACAAAGATATCAGTGTTACCTCTATAAGCGAAAGAGATCACTATATCTGCTTCTTTGTCCTCAACCTTTCGGAATGTCAGTGGTGTCACATTGCTCCAGACACTGAGAGCTTTTCGGATTGCTTCATCTACATCAGCTTGTCTCATCTTTGGGGTGTAATTCAAAATCcttcaaagcaaaccaaacacatTATATGTTGTTAAGAATACAGAATTTgagctgaaaaataataatttgtacaAAAGTCAGAAATCTTAGACATATCTTTCATGAATGAAAAATACTAATGGCTTAATTTTAGATACCACCTTCTACCATCTGCCTTCTTCCAGAAATCAGTTCATCACTCTGTATGTCCGTATATGGCATAATTAATAATTCAGACCCCCCAGAGTTGAGATGCTAGATTTGTGCATTTTTGAATAAGATTAGGAAAGGTTACCTGTATGTCAGATCATTTCTCTTCCATTTGGGATTCCCTGGTGTGAAAACATATTCCCCTATATCAGGTACACCGCATCTGGTTTTTTTCATCATCTCCAAAGTGTCAAGATCAGGTTTCCCGGTCACTTGCAGTCCAAAGAATTCCTGCATTTCCTTGAGCTTTTCAGCAAGGAGGTTTCCAGACTTGTTTCTTAAATGAGGCTTACGATCCCTTTGAAGACCATAGAAATTCTGTAGGTAACTCTGaatcaaagtttaaaaaaagaacagagtgGCATATCAGTACATCATATTCAGTCACACTTAAATTTTCTAAGTAATCTTGAACTATTCCCATATCTGCATGCCATGTGTTTACCAGGAACAAGAAGAGCCTATTTTCTCTAGGAACTGGTGTGAAGAGTCAGATATAACTCAAAGTTCTCATATAGTTTTCTGAATTTCTTGTTTCACTGATGGAATATAAGAAGAAATGTCTTTAAAATTGAATACTTAATGTTAATAATTACTTCCATAGTCCATTCCAATACTTCCATATTACATTCCGATAATTACTGATTAACAACAAAACTTATGAGGAAGTTTATAACTGGTCTTATTCAATGAACCAGAGATTGGCAGCAAGACTCCACACAGCCAGGACTCCCAGCAAAGCAGGTGAGCACTCCTAGAGAGGCAGCACTTGGCAAATCATGTCATTTATTTTTAGCTACAAAATATGATATCAGGAACTCAAGTCTTCCTACTAGATTTCAACAATTTTGTGTCCAATAAGCACTGTTGTGTCTATATGTTGTGTTGGAAAACTCATAGATATCCATTCTTTTCCAAAGTATTCCATAAAAGATCCATTCTGCAAAATGTTGAAACCTATGCTTGCTTCAGGCAAGGTTCTTCCCTTATGTTACTGAGACCAGTCATATCACAAGTTTCAAAACACATTCTAAAATGTAAGTTGTTGCTGAGTTTGACTGTTTCTGCACAGCCACAGAGCCTTGCTGCTATAATTCACGCTTCATTAGTTTTTTTATTACTTTACTGACAATGTCAAAAGTGAAGTTAAGCAATATTCAGACAACTTTTCAGTAAGTAAATTCCACATAATTTTCGCACATTTTCTAGACTGGTAGGAGAAGCTTTCTCTTGAAACCTCTGCAGAATGGTACATATTTGGTTTCAAGACATATTCAGTGAAAAGAACTGCAATTATAGTTAACTCTCAGATTACCTTATGTTTCACTTAGAATGCACTGAAAGATATTTACCTCTACAATCTGGAGGGTTTTTGTTTCATCTTCTTCTGGAGTCACAGGAAAAGCAGAGGAGATGGTCACATATAGCAACGGGAGAAGAAAGAAGTTTTTCATCCTTGTCTAAGGTTGTCTGCCTCAGTTTCACTCTCGAGATATTGAACACACTTCTCAGCTCTGTTTATATAGCTAATTTGTAAATCAGTGTCAGTCTGACTCATGCTGTATAATATCCTCTGATTAGTAAAAACGATGCATAACAGTTTCGTCATCAGGTGGTGACGCAATGTGTTTAATCTTACTGTCCTCATTTTGCCTGAGCCCTCCGTTTTGGTCAGTTTCATAGTTTTAATGAATAAAGAAATGCTGTTCAGGTAGAACGTGGAGGTacattttgtatgtttttttttttttttttttttttaataataaatttaGACTACTTATGGGACAAGGTCTTAAACTGAAGAAATAATAGGAGATACCATATAACAGTAACATGATGGAACATTGTATTATAATGAATAACATTATGCTATGTAATATATTATGTTGTAATatgtaataatgaaataaaaaagacaGTACAAAGAACCGATCTTATCTAGGACTAATCAACACTATGACTCTAGGGCTTTCATAAACTAACTAAAACTTCTATCTAAAACAAACTTGTGATGGTAGCAAAACTGAGTGCTGAAATTATTCAACATTTTTGACTGATATTAACAAAAATCACTCATGTTACTGGAATGCATAAACTGGGTTCCCATATGTATGGTAAGTAAAATAATGTTTATGCTCTTGCCAGCATGGAAAAGGTCTCAGCTGCAATAGCATGTTTGGAGTCAGACAGAGAGCTGAGCTCTGGTTGGAAAGGTTCCATGGAGCCCAACAGGAATTTTTGTGAGTCTAGAAAAGGAAGACTGAAGTAACCATTTTGTGACTCTGGTTTTACTATTTCATTGAGGGAAGACTGAGGGGAGTAATGATAAATGCTGTTAAATATATGAAAGGTTTTACTAAAAGGGAAGCAGTGACTGTTCTCCACATCTCTAGAATGTTGTTTTAAACAACAGTGATTGAGTTTAGACATGAAGTTTGGGATTCAGTTGCCAGAGTGCTATTTGAGATGCTCCAAGGAATCCCACTTGACCTCCAGATGTAGCTTCTGTGTCGTGGCAGCCAGCCCCAGGTGGGtgtctcatagaatcattttgattggaaaaggtctttaagatcatttagtccaaccgttaacctgacactgccaagtccacatctaaaccatgttcttaagaacctcatctatgcatcttttaaacacctccagcaatggtgactccaccacttccctgggcagcctgttccagtgcctgacaaccctttccacaaaGAAATTTTGGCTAATaaccagtctaaacctcccttggtgcaacttgaggccatttcctaatGGTTTTGTCATGTAGATATCCACAAGTTATCTTGATGTCTAAGCTCCCATTTCAGACAATGAATTTTAGAGACTGATTCAACTGACCATATGACATGGACTTTAAGATAAGATCAATTGCTCTCTATACTTCATTGAGTGTATTGGCTAGGTCTCAAGCAACAATAACAGAAGTTTAAATACCCAGGACACATATGAGAACCTACAGTGTAGACTCCTAAACTGAGGAATATATTTCTAACAGCAAGGACAGCTGAGTACCAGAGTAGATGGCCTGAAGTGGCTGCAGGTGTGCTAACTCTGGAAGCTGTCAGGTACAGGTTTTCGTATTGCTGTCCTTGTTGGAGGTACAGAGCCTCTTCGGAAACCTGAAATGGGAAACAGTAAATGTTAGTATGAGAGGGAGAAATGTAAATATGTATCATTACCATTTTTTTCTGATATATGAGCAAGTTTTGTTCTGAAGGACCTCAATATAGGATGAAAATGTTAACTGTGTTGGGAAGTACTTAGTTTCTCAAATGTCAGGGAAAAATAATATAGTTAGTAAATGATTCTACACTCACTGCAATGTAGCATCCCCTAACTATATCTCAGTTTAACAGAGCAGACATCATTCCTGGGAAAAGCAAATTACTTTATACCTTCCAATGCGAGTCCCATTGCTTGTCTGGAGTGATTGAATAAAGTTAATACAGGACATTGCAAAAGCAGAAGCAACAATACAGTAATGATATTTGAAATGACTAGGACAATACTCCAAAGGATACAGCTTTTGTAGATTTGTAAATATAAAGAGATTTAACCTCATGGTTCTTAGTCCGAGGAAAATTCATGGTTGATGATCCTCAATCCATCTTGATTTCCAGACAGGAACAAGAAGAACTGTGTGTGTTAGATACTTCTCCAAGGTCTTTGCTACAACTCACACGATCCTGGGATTTGTGAAAAGCTGCTTAACTTCTCTAACTCTGTTTCTAAACTAATGTTATTTcactataaatatttttatagacTGTTTTATATAGTTCCTGATCCAATACCTCTGTTTCTTTCTTGGTTTtgtagtttgtgggtttttgttgttttatttttttttttccttagttgaCTCCTTATttcttctatatatttttttcttttatttcccgaAGGCATCATGGGCATGTTTAAACACATACAGCCAAAGAAGAGATGCAGATTAATCAGATGTGTCCAGTGCCTGAGATGGGAACATTAGGAAATCATGTGTTGCAGCTTGCACAGGGAGGTTCTGCTGCTTTGCACATTTCTGCAAAGGGTCTATGGCCAAATTTTAATGTGACCAAGAGGATACTGAGTCAAGCAGAGGGTGAGAGGTGACAGCTGGTTGTTTTCCAGGAAACTTTAAATAAATTACTTTCCAAAGCAGCCAGTTGGCAAGCTGGAGAGTCCTGGACTCCAGTATTAGCTGTGGGAGCTGTTTATTTATTTGAAGAGTCATTGAATGAAAAACTTAAACAGCATCAGGAAGAGGAAGCAGAAGCAGTGGCTTACCTCTGTTTAGGGAATTTCCATGGTTTTGGGCTACAGAGTCATGTCTCATTTCAATGTCTGCACTTGCTTCCTACTGCGTGCCCTTCAGCACATCTTCCTTGAATGAGGGAAGAAGACATTTCAGTCATCTGCTCTTTCCGTGGTGTGGCAGCTAGCACACTGACACTCCTTTCCAAGAATTTGTCTTCAGACAAAAATCTCAAAACCcaagagaaagaaacacaaatatGCCAAAATGAAATGGATACATGTCAAAATACATGAGAATTATCACTGAGTGCCAACTGGTGTCTACACAGTCCCTCGTTTTGGTTGTGGAACTGTTGCATTGCACCTGCACCTGAACAGCACAGTCTGTTATGGCCTCTCACCAAACCCCATTTCTAGCTATTTTCATGGGCCAGGTCTCTGTTCTGTGTGCAGAAGTGTGTGTTGGTGTCTCAGTGACAGCCCTTGGGTTCAGATCAGGGGCTGGAGATCCATGTGTCTGTGGTGGTGTGACTGGAGACATCAGGGTGTATGTGTGTCAGTTTGGTACATATGTATATCTGCAAGTGCCAATGAAGATCCAGCTGGATTAGCCAATGAGTAGGATGATAGGTTGAGAGCAAAGTGTCCATAAGCCAGGGAGGGATACTGGAGAGATCAGGGTTCTGTGGATTGGCTACTGGAGGGATCAAGGGCCCAA
Proteins encoded in this region:
- the LOC136108356 gene encoding interstitial collagenase-like, whose amino-acid sequence is MKNFFLLPLLYVTISSAFPVTPEEDETKTLQIVESYLQNFYGLQRDRKPHLRNKSGNLLAEKLKEMQEFFGLQVTGKPDLDTLEMMKKTRCGVPDIGEYVFTPGNPKWKRNDLTYRILNYTPKMRQADVDEAIRKALSVWSNVTPLTFRKVEDKEADIVISFAYRDHQDNSPFDGPNGQLAHAFQPGEGIGGDVHLDEEEAWTKDGRGYNLFIVVAHELGHSLGLSHSNDPGALMYPTYSYTDPNEFLLPQDDIDGIQAIYGRSNAAVQPTGPITPQACDPNLTFDAITTLRGEMIFFKGRYMLRKHPARTEAELNFISLFWPKLPSGIQAAYENVEKDEVLLFKENKYWVLRGYGIAPGYPKPIYHLGFPKTVKRVNAAYSDETTGKTYFFIADRYWRYDENKKSMDHGYPRKIISDFGKIGRVDAAFQKDRYVYFFRGTTQFQFDPRAKRIVRQMKSISWFNC